One part of the Nitrospinota bacterium genome encodes these proteins:
- a CDS encoding XTP/dITP diphosphatase, with translation MEVVLATKNKGKIKEIRNLLRDMDITVQTLLDFPSIPEIDEKGRDYKENARIKAEMVASFTGKIALSDDSGLEVYALNGKPGKDSARFISKNTEDDERNRALLKLLEDVPLKERGARFCCVVAIVKPKGDIYFCEGYCEGLISEDLRGKRGFGYDPIFMVPKYNQTFAEMDTSLKNKISHRGIALKKAKEILVLLKER, from the coding sequence ATGGAAGTTGTATTAGCAACGAAAAATAAGGGTAAAATTAAAGAGATAAGAAATTTACTGAGAGATATGGATATAACTGTTCAAACCCTTCTGGACTTTCCAAGCATACCTGAGATCGATGAAAAGGGAAGAGATTATAAAGAAAATGCACGCATAAAGGCTGAGATGGTAGCATCTTTTACTGGGAAAATAGCTCTTTCAGACGATTCAGGTTTAGAGGTCTATGCCTTAAATGGAAAGCCTGGTAAAGATTCTGCTCGATTTATCAGTAAAAATACAGAGGACGATGAAAGGAATAGAGCTCTTCTTAAATTATTAGAGGATGTCCCTCTAAAAGAAAGGGGAGCAAGATTTTGTTGTGTTGTTGCTATTGTTAAGCCAAAAGGAGATATATATTTTTGCGAGGGTTATTGTGAAGGGTTGATATCAGAAGATTTAAGAGGTAAAAGAGGATTTGGCTATGACCCTATATTTATGGTTCCTAAATATAATCAAACTTTTGCAGAAATGGATACTTCTTTAAAGAATAAAATCAGCCATAGAGGTATTGCACTAAAGAAAGCGAAAGAGATACTTGTTCTCTTAAAAGAGAGATAG
- the rph gene encoding ribonuclease PH: MERLDGRRNNELRRINITRSFIKHAEGSVLIEIGDTKVICTATIEDKVPPFLKDTGKGWITAEYSMLPRSTQTRIVRESLKGRIGGRTHEIQRLIGRALRIVADLEKLGERTVLIDCDVIQADGGTRTASITGAYIALWDALKLIEKGENSNKLLKDYIAATSVGMIDEELLLDLNYMEDSAAQIDMNVVMTGQGDLVEVQGTAEGCPFSRTVMDKLLDLAEKGIRELIGIQRKIIGGF; encoded by the coding sequence ATGGAAAGATTGGACGGCAGGAGAAATAATGAGTTACGCAGGATTAATATCACCCGCAGTTTCATTAAACATGCTGAAGGTTCTGTATTAATAGAGATAGGGGATACAAAGGTAATCTGTACTGCGACTATTGAGGATAAGGTTCCTCCTTTTTTAAAGGACACTGGTAAGGGTTGGATTACCGCAGAATATTCGATGTTACCTCGTTCTACTCAAACAAGGATAGTCAGAGAATCCCTAAAGGGTCGAATAGGTGGAAGAACCCATGAGATTCAACGACTCATAGGAAGGGCATTGAGGATAGTAGCAGATCTGGAAAAATTAGGGGAGCGAACTGTCCTCATTGATTGCGATGTGATCCAGGCTGATGGAGGTACAAGAACGGCATCAATAACAGGTGCCTATATTGCCCTATGGGATGCCTTAAAGCTTATTGAAAAGGGAGAGAATAGTAACAAATTATTAAAGGATTATATAGCAGCTACAAGTGTTGGCATGATTGATGAAGAACTTTTACTTGATCTAAATTATATGGAAGATTCTGCGGCTCAAATAGATATGAATGTTGTCATGACAGGACAGGGAGATTTGGTTGAGGTGCAGGGAACGGCAGAAGGCTGTCCTTTTTCTCGAACTGTTATGGATAAGCTTTTAGATCTTGCAGAAAAGGGTATAAGGGAACTTATAGGTATTCAGAGAAAGATAATTGGGGGTTTTTAA
- the murI gene encoding glutamate racemase yields MVSKPIGIFDSGVGGLTVLREIMRLLPKEDIIYIGDTARVPYGTKSAETVSRYALQNTNLLIKKNIKLLVVACNTASSLSLPFLEERFHIPIVGVIKPGVKRAIEITKNGKIGVIGTEATIKSRAYEKMLKELVSSIQVYSKACPMFVPLVEEGWIDNDVAYIIAKKYLKELGKRGIDTLILGCTHYPLLKATIGDIMGKRVRLIDSAVETAKFVKMELLKNGILADKSKAVIEFLVTDLPEKFASIGTGFLEYKLENVTHVDLDSNI; encoded by the coding sequence ATGGTAAGCAAACCAATTGGGATATTTGATTCAGGAGTAGGTGGTCTGACTGTACTGAGAGAAATAATGAGATTATTGCCTAAAGAGGACATTATATATATAGGAGATACAGCTAGAGTTCCCTATGGCACAAAATCAGCAGAAACAGTTTCCCGATATGCATTACAAAATACGAATTTACTAATAAAGAAGAATATTAAACTATTGGTTGTTGCCTGTAATACTGCCTCGTCTCTTAGTCTACCTTTCCTTGAAGAACGTTTTCATATCCCTATTGTAGGAGTGATTAAGCCAGGGGTTAAGAGAGCTATTGAAATAACCAAAAATGGCAAGATTGGCGTTATTGGGACTGAGGCTACTATAAAAAGTAGGGCATATGAAAAAATGCTCAAAGAACTGGTTTCAAGTATACAAGTTTACTCTAAGGCATGTCCTATGTTCGTCCCCTTGGTTGAGGAGGGTTGGATAGATAATGATGTCGCTTATATCATAGCTAAAAAGTATCTTAAAGAGTTAGGTAAAAGAGGAATTGATACATTAATATTGGGTTGTACGCATTATCCATTATTAAAAGCGACTATTGGAGATATTATGGGTAAAAGGGTTCGATTAATCGATTCAGCAGTGGAGACCGCTAAATTCGTAAAGATGGAGTTGCTTAAAAATGGTATATTGGCTGATAAGAGTAAAGCTGTTATAGAGTTTCTTGTGACAGATTTACCAGAAAAATTTGCTTCTATCGGTACTGGTTTTTTAGAATACAAGTTAGAAAATGTAACTCACGTAGATCTTGATTCAAATATTTAA
- a CDS encoding GerMN domain-containing protein — MRHRRAKKKEVNKRLWGVVFILSFLFIVTFFYYYPIKEGIKKEKEVLSQRLITSKGDVKRVKLFFSSIDGETLITESRQIIDESYGVERAKKAIIELIKGPFEKGMQTIPKETKLRELYIDNNGLAYVDFSKEITQNYPKGVWTEVLGVYSIVNTLVFNFSEIKQVKILIEGKEAETLAGHIDIEEPFKDNISIVNFN; from the coding sequence ATGAGACACCGAAGGGCTAAAAAGAAAGAAGTTAACAAAAGATTATGGGGTGTTGTTTTTATTTTATCTTTTTTGTTCATAGTTACATTTTTTTATTATTATCCAATTAAAGAAGGCATTAAAAAAGAAAAAGAGGTTTTATCTCAAAGACTTATAACCTCTAAGGGAGACGTTAAAAGAGTCAAGTTATTTTTTTCTTCCATAGATGGTGAAACCCTCATTACCGAATCGAGACAAATCATTGATGAATCATACGGTGTCGAAAGGGCAAAAAAGGCTATTATAGAGCTAATAAAAGGCCCTTTTGAAAAAGGAATGCAGACTATACCTAAAGAAACAAAATTAAGGGAGTTGTATATAGATAACAATGGCTTAGCTTATGTAGATTTTAGCAAAGAGATAACCCAGAATTACCCAAAAGGGGTTTGGACAGAGGTTTTAGGTGTATATTCAATTGTGAATACATTAGTATTTAATTTTTCTGAGATAAAGCAAGTGAAAATCCTTATCGAAGGAAAGGAAGCAGAAACTTTAGCCGGACATATTGATATTGAAGAGCCTTTTAAAGACAATATTTCCATCGTTAATTTTAATTGA